The following coding sequences lie in one Spirosoma sp. KUDC1026 genomic window:
- the tal gene encoding transaldolase yields MATSNVKKIHDFDQSIWLDFIDRKIMDSGDLQKLIDEDGVRGVTSNPAIFEKAISSSSDYDADIKELAQQGKSNEDIFYGLAISDIQRAADMFKPVYEEEVRGADGYISLEVSPHLARDTEGTVKQARELWKAVGRENVMIKIPGTVEGLAAIRTCISEGINVNVTLLFGLERYEAVTDAYISGLEDRAAKGESVDGIASVASFFLSRIDVLVDPQLDEKGLGELKGEVAIALARKAYEIYQRVFSSDRFKKLEEKGATPQRVLWASTSSKNPAFSDVKYVEALIGPKTVNTVPMETLEAYRDHGQPADRLAAGIPEATDVLKKAEAAGIDLEGVSQQLEDEGIEKFNKPYDKLLAAIDEQKQKALQTV; encoded by the coding sequence ATGGCAACGAGTAACGTAAAGAAGATTCACGATTTTGACCAGAGCATCTGGCTGGATTTCATTGACCGGAAAATCATGGATTCCGGCGACCTGCAGAAACTGATCGATGAGGACGGCGTACGGGGTGTAACCTCGAATCCGGCCATTTTCGAGAAAGCAATCAGCAGCAGCTCGGATTACGACGCCGACATCAAGGAACTGGCGCAGCAGGGTAAAAGCAACGAAGATATTTTTTACGGACTGGCCATCAGCGATATTCAGCGGGCTGCCGACATGTTCAAACCCGTGTATGAAGAAGAAGTACGCGGGGCCGATGGATACATCAGCCTGGAGGTGTCACCGCACCTGGCGCGCGATACCGAAGGCACCGTTAAACAGGCGCGTGAACTGTGGAAAGCCGTTGGCCGGGAGAACGTCATGATCAAGATTCCGGGAACGGTTGAAGGACTGGCGGCTATCCGGACCTGCATCAGCGAAGGCATCAACGTGAATGTAACCCTGCTGTTCGGACTGGAACGTTACGAAGCCGTAACCGATGCTTACATCTCCGGACTGGAAGATCGGGCCGCCAAGGGCGAGTCGGTTGATGGAATTGCTTCCGTTGCCAGCTTTTTCCTGAGCCGGATCGACGTACTGGTTGATCCCCAGCTGGACGAAAAAGGACTGGGCGAGCTGAAAGGCGAAGTCGCCATTGCTCTGGCCCGGAAAGCGTACGAAATCTACCAGCGCGTATTCAGCAGCGATCGCTTCAAAAAGCTGGAAGAAAAAGGGGCTACCCCCCAGCGGGTACTTTGGGCCAGCACCAGCAGTAAGAACCCCGCGTTCTCGGACGTGAAATACGTGGAAGCGCTGATCGGTCCGAAGACGGTGAATACCGTACCGATGGAAACGCTGGAAGCCTATCGCGATCACGGTCAACCTGCGGATCGGTTGGCGGCCGGCATCCCGGAAGCAACGGACGTGCTGAAAAAAGCTGAAGCGGCTGGTATTGATCTGGAAGGCGTTAGTCAGCAGCTGGAAGACGAAGGCATTGAGAAATTCAATAAGCCGTACGACAAACTGCTGGCGGCTATCGACGAGCAGAAACAAAAGGCCCTTCAGACGGTCTAA
- the gndA gene encoding NADP-dependent phosphogluconate dehydrogenase, with the protein MTSQAEQQAVFGMIGLGTMGRNLLLNMAEHGFPVVGYDINPKQIETLENDGAGTPVKGFTSLPDMVKALKPPRAIMMLVPAGKPVDDVIDTLTPLLEPGDIIIDGGNSHFTDTVVRDKNLDQKGFHFFGMGISGGEEGARKGPSMMPGGDKEAYQSMKPIFEAIAAKVDGTPCVTYIGPGAAGHFVKMVHNGIEYGQMQLIAETYEILRKGLKLESDEIHQLFAKWNEGRLQSFLIEVTRDIFAYKEPGSDHLLLDDIKDQARAKGTGKWTSQVAMDLQTPITVIDTAVSMRDLSKYKTLRTKAAELYGDEYPTLDVDKEAFLESLEEALYFSMIMSYAQGMHLLYQASIAYEYELDLASIATIWRGGCIIRAAFLEDIRKAYDTNPKLEHLLMDPAVSEIVKAGIGDVRTVVGAAVTSGIAMPAFASALSYFDAFRSENMPSNLIQAQRDYFGAHTYELIGKEGVFHTHWTAMPGKP; encoded by the coding sequence ATGACTTCTCAAGCAGAACAGCAGGCTGTTTTCGGCATGATCGGGCTCGGTACCATGGGGCGCAACCTATTGCTGAACATGGCCGAACATGGCTTTCCCGTAGTGGGGTATGATATCAACCCCAAACAGATCGAAACGCTGGAAAACGACGGGGCCGGAACGCCCGTAAAAGGCTTTACGAGCCTGCCCGATATGGTTAAAGCCCTGAAACCACCCCGGGCAATCATGATGCTGGTTCCCGCGGGTAAACCCGTTGATGACGTGATCGATACGCTCACGCCCTTGCTCGAACCAGGCGACATTATTATTGACGGTGGAAACTCCCACTTCACGGATACCGTCGTTCGCGACAAAAATCTGGATCAGAAAGGATTTCACTTCTTCGGGATGGGGATTTCCGGTGGCGAAGAAGGCGCGCGGAAGGGTCCCAGCATGATGCCGGGGGGCGATAAAGAAGCTTATCAGTCGATGAAGCCCATCTTTGAGGCCATTGCCGCGAAAGTAGACGGGACTCCCTGCGTAACGTACATCGGACCGGGGGCTGCCGGGCACTTCGTAAAGATGGTGCACAACGGGATCGAATACGGCCAAATGCAGCTGATTGCCGAAACCTATGAGATTCTGCGGAAGGGCCTGAAACTGGAAAGCGACGAAATCCATCAGCTGTTTGCCAAATGGAATGAAGGCCGGTTGCAGTCGTTCCTGATCGAAGTAACACGGGATATTTTCGCCTACAAAGAACCGGGCAGCGATCATCTGCTGCTGGACGATATTAAAGACCAGGCGCGGGCCAAAGGAACGGGTAAATGGACATCGCAGGTGGCTATGGACCTGCAAACGCCGATCACAGTGATCGATACGGCCGTGTCAATGCGGGACCTGTCGAAATACAAAACGTTACGTACCAAGGCCGCCGAACTGTACGGCGACGAGTACCCAACGCTGGACGTTGATAAGGAAGCCTTCCTGGAGAGTTTGGAAGAAGCACTGTATTTCAGCATGATCATGTCCTACGCGCAGGGCATGCACCTGCTCTACCAGGCATCGATTGCGTACGAATACGAGCTGGATCTGGCCAGCATTGCTACGATCTGGCGCGGGGGCTGTATCATCCGGGCCGCCTTCCTGGAGGACATTCGTAAAGCCTACGACACTAATCCGAAGCTGGAACACCTGCTGATGGATCCCGCCGTGAGCGAGATCGTGAAAGCGGGTATCGGCGATGTACGTACGGTTGTTGGTGCCGCCGTTACGTCGGGTATTGCCATGCCAGCCTTTGCATCCGCCCTGTCATATTTCGACGCGTTCCGGAGCGAAAACATGCCGTCGAACCTGATTCAGGCACAGCGTGATTACTTTGGCGCGCATACCTATGAACTGATCGGCAAGGAAGGCGTTTTCCATACCCACTGGACTGCCATGCCAGGCAAGCCATAA